A single Microbacterium protaetiae DNA region contains:
- a CDS encoding DUF3099 domain-containing protein yields the protein MKTSAHPQSATSLPRAPRDEVTSRSARYLIMMAVRVLCFILMVFVQPFGWWTWIFGAGAIFLPYIAVVLANVGEEGKTIDAVAPGHELDAHATTRPTHADEVITVRETRETREADEPRQGPEAAPSKDDTP from the coding sequence CGCGCGCTCCCCGTGACGAGGTGACGTCGCGCTCGGCGCGATACCTCATCATGATGGCGGTGCGTGTGCTGTGCTTCATTCTCATGGTGTTCGTGCAGCCGTTCGGGTGGTGGACATGGATCTTCGGCGCCGGAGCCATCTTTCTGCCCTACATCGCCGTGGTGCTGGCCAATGTCGGCGAGGAGGGCAAGACGATCGACGCGGTGGCTCCCGGTCATGAGCTCGACGCCCACGCGACGACGCGCCCCACGCACGCCGATGAGGTGATCACGGTCCGCGAGACACGCGAGACACGCGAGGCCGATGAGCCCCGGCAAGGTCCGGAGGCCGCGCCGTCCAAGGACGACACGCCGTGA
- a CDS encoding SURF1 family protein — translation MSRRQSAPAAVRWTAYIGVAIVFAIACAFLSHWQLSKNADRTAQLAIIDENYNAAPVALDELLSPGDTLPAGLKWRQVRMTGTYLTDQQLLVRNRVHEGTAAYEIIVPLRLADGRIFLVNRGWEPPGNRQSTPDTVSDAPTGQVAVVVRLVPGEKLPASGPNAPQGQVPSVNLPLIADKIGGADGAALEQGAYGELVSEDPAPATMPQAFEVPSADPGPYLSYGIQWIMFAVMGFVFIWYVIRSERRARREAAEDAAAVAALAASDPEAAAALQAETSARRIREKRAARRDRDSEDEDALLDNASH, via the coding sequence ATGAGCCGACGACAGTCCGCGCCGGCCGCGGTGCGCTGGACCGCCTACATCGGCGTGGCGATAGTGTTCGCCATCGCCTGCGCATTCCTCTCGCACTGGCAGCTCAGCAAGAACGCCGATCGTACGGCGCAGCTGGCCATCATCGATGAGAACTACAACGCAGCACCGGTGGCGCTGGATGAGCTGCTCTCGCCCGGTGACACGCTGCCGGCCGGCCTGAAATGGCGGCAGGTGCGCATGACCGGCACGTATCTGACCGATCAGCAGCTGCTCGTGCGCAACCGCGTGCACGAGGGCACCGCCGCCTACGAGATCATCGTGCCGTTGCGGCTGGCAGACGGCCGGATCTTTCTGGTGAACCGCGGATGGGAACCGCCAGGCAACCGGCAGTCGACGCCCGACACCGTATCGGATGCCCCGACGGGCCAGGTCGCGGTGGTCGTGCGGCTCGTGCCCGGCGAGAAGCTGCCTGCCTCGGGTCCGAACGCCCCGCAGGGCCAGGTGCCGTCGGTGAACCTGCCCTTGATCGCCGACAAGATCGGCGGTGCCGATGGCGCCGCTCTCGAGCAGGGTGCCTACGGCGAGCTCGTCTCCGAAGACCCGGCGCCGGCCACGATGCCGCAGGCGTTCGAAGTGCCGTCGGCAGATCCCGGTCCCTACCTCTCCTACGGCATCCAGTGGATCATGTTCGCCGTGATGGGGTTCGTCTTCATCTGGTACGTGATCCGCTCCGAGCGTCGTGCCCGCCGTGAGGCCGCCGAAGACGCCGCAGCGGTGGCGGCGCTGGCCGCGAGCGACCCCGAGGCCGCTGCGGCGTTGCAGGCCGAGACATCGGCCCGGCGCATCCGCGAGAAGCGCGCCGCCCGGCGCGACCGCGACTCAGAAGACGAAGACGCGCTGTTGGACAATGCGTCGCACTGA
- the abc-f gene encoding ribosomal protection-like ABC-F family protein: MLAVHDLEIRVGARTLMADVSFRVAAGDKIGLVGRNGAGKTTLTKVLAGDVLPAEGTVDRSGELGYLPQDPRSGDPDMLARTRILDARGLGSLQLGMREASENMASDDADAAARAMRRYANLTERFEALGGYAAEAEAASIAHNLSLPDRILEQPLRTLSGGQRRRIELARILFSDAETMILDEPTNHLDADSVVWLREFLKGYKGGLIVISHDVDLVGETVNRVFYLDANRQVIDIYNMNWRNYQRQRVADEERRKKERANAEKKATALQQQAAKFGAKATKAAAAHQMMARAEKLLNGLEEVRAVDRVAKLRFPKPAPCGKTPLMASGLSKSYGSLEIFTDVDLAIDRGSKVVVLGLNGAGKTTLLRILAGVDQPDTGQLEPGHGLKIGYYAQEHENLDVHRTVLENMMSAAPDISATEARKVLGSFLFTGDDVLKPAGVLSGGEKTRLSLATLVVSSANMLLLDEPTNNLDPASREEILGALAHYEGAVVLVSHDEGAVEALNPERVLILPDGVEDIWGRDYVDLVTLA, encoded by the coding sequence GTGCTTGCCGTGCACGACCTCGAGATTCGCGTGGGCGCGCGCACCCTTATGGCGGATGTCTCGTTCCGCGTCGCCGCCGGCGACAAGATCGGCCTGGTCGGGCGCAACGGGGCCGGAAAGACCACGCTGACCAAAGTGCTCGCCGGCGATGTGCTGCCCGCCGAGGGCACGGTCGACCGCTCCGGCGAGCTCGGCTACCTGCCGCAGGATCCCCGCTCGGGAGACCCCGACATGCTCGCCCGCACCCGCATCCTCGATGCGCGCGGACTCGGCTCGCTGCAACTGGGCATGCGTGAGGCATCCGAGAACATGGCCTCCGATGATGCGGATGCCGCTGCCCGCGCGATGCGCAGGTACGCGAATCTCACGGAGCGGTTCGAGGCCCTCGGCGGATATGCGGCCGAGGCCGAAGCCGCCTCGATCGCCCACAACCTGTCGCTGCCCGACCGCATCCTCGAGCAGCCGCTGCGCACGCTGTCGGGCGGTCAGCGGCGTCGCATCGAGCTCGCCCGCATCCTCTTCTCCGATGCAGAGACGATGATCCTCGATGAGCCGACCAACCACCTCGACGCCGACAGCGTCGTGTGGCTGCGGGAGTTCCTGAAGGGCTACAAGGGCGGGCTCATCGTCATCAGCCACGACGTGGACCTGGTCGGCGAGACCGTCAACAGAGTCTTCTACCTCGACGCGAACCGGCAGGTCATCGACATCTACAACATGAACTGGCGCAATTATCAGCGCCAGCGCGTGGCCGATGAGGAACGCCGCAAGAAGGAGCGCGCCAACGCCGAGAAGAAGGCGACGGCGCTGCAGCAGCAGGCCGCGAAGTTCGGCGCCAAGGCCACCAAGGCCGCAGCCGCCCACCAGATGATGGCACGCGCCGAGAAGCTGCTGAACGGGCTCGAAGAGGTGCGGGCCGTCGACCGGGTCGCCAAGCTGCGGTTCCCCAAGCCCGCTCCGTGCGGCAAGACGCCGCTGATGGCCTCGGGCCTGTCGAAGTCATACGGGTCGCTGGAGATCTTCACCGACGTCGATCTCGCGATCGACCGCGGGTCGAAGGTGGTCGTGCTGGGGCTCAACGGCGCCGGCAAGACCACCCTGCTGCGCATTCTCGCCGGGGTCGACCAGCCCGATACGGGCCAGCTCGAACCCGGGCACGGCCTGAAGATCGGCTATTACGCGCAGGAACACGAGAACCTCGACGTGCACCGCACGGTGCTTGAGAACATGATGTCGGCGGCTCCCGACATCTCGGCGACCGAAGCGCGCAAGGTGCTCGGGTCGTTCCTGTTCACCGGCGATGACGTCTTGAAGCCGGCCGGTGTGCTCTCCGGCGGGGAGAAGACGAGGCTCTCGCTGGCCACCCTCGTCGTCTCCAGTGCGAACATGCTGCTGCTGGACGAGCCCACGAACAACCTCGACCCCGCCTCGCGCGAGGAGATCCTCGGTGCTCTTGCGCACTACGAAGGGGCCGTCGTGCTGGTCTCGCACGATGAGGGCGCCGTTGAGGCGCTGAACCCCGAGCGGGTTCTCATCCTCCCCGACGGTGTCGAAGACATCTGGGGGCGGGACTACGTCGACCTGGTCACGCTGGCGTAA
- a CDS encoding DedA family protein: MDLINAFILTAASSGWVLLVMFAVAAIDAVFPPIPSETVLVAAAAAAAASGALATVPLLCVAAALGAVLGDNLAYALGRSLGTERFAWMRRPRVAAAFGRARTSLSRGGAALIIGARYVPVGRVAVAASAGALGYPWRRFVSLTAVAAALWALYGAGIGILAGNWLGDQPLLAAAIGVGVALVIGVGIDRVAAARRRRRAADAPSAAAETTEMAEVAG; encoded by the coding sequence GTGGACCTGATAAACGCCTTCATCCTCACCGCTGCCTCCTCTGGCTGGGTGCTCCTGGTCATGTTCGCCGTCGCGGCGATCGACGCCGTGTTCCCGCCCATCCCGAGCGAGACCGTGCTGGTCGCCGCCGCGGCGGCGGCCGCGGCGTCCGGCGCGCTTGCGACAGTGCCGCTGCTGTGCGTGGCCGCCGCCCTCGGCGCGGTCCTCGGCGACAATCTCGCCTACGCGCTGGGCCGGTCCTTGGGTACGGAGCGCTTCGCATGGATGCGCCGCCCGCGCGTCGCCGCCGCGTTCGGGCGCGCTCGAACTTCGTTGTCGCGCGGCGGTGCCGCCCTCATCATCGGCGCGCGGTACGTCCCGGTCGGCCGGGTCGCGGTGGCCGCCTCGGCCGGCGCCCTCGGATATCCGTGGCGTCGCTTTGTGTCCCTGACCGCCGTCGCCGCGGCTCTGTGGGCACTGTACGGCGCCGGCATCGGCATCCTCGCCGGCAACTGGCTCGGCGACCAGCCGCTGCTGGCGGCTGCCATCGGCGTGGGCGTGGCACTGGTCATCGGGGTCGGCATCGACCGTGTCGCCGCTGCCCGCCGACGCCGCCGCGCGGCGGACGCCCCGTCCGCGGCGGCCGAGACCACCGAGATGGCCGAGGTGGCAGGATGA
- a CDS encoding sensor histidine kinase — protein MKRMRAKPWRWVPHWMRDRRTMSYIGLGAVAVALYAVLVPLQVSLYSANVPVTMLLGALAVGAPLIAVRRPTLAIALFTASAVLIPLMVTREHAVTAPWPWSVAMIIAFVVCLVVVTIAHGWRRGLALFVLGNAAGVLPVAMLPSVSSGNVLIVTGAVSAAFLLVSVLLAGRLRLGQELSSQRALTAAEQARRELVEERTRIARELHDVVAHSMSLIQVQASTARYRVPDLPAPAAAEFDDIAATARTSLTEMRRILGVLRTEDQSAELAPQRGVDDIPALVESTRRAGATITLVHDVSNDIDPATQIAAYRIVQEALSNAVRHAAGAQIAVSVTTDAADLRIRVRNEPSDRAPGAPGGHGLRGMSERAQLLGGNVEAHADSDGGWSVVARLPQHPPAEPMEATR, from the coding sequence ATGAAGCGCATGCGCGCGAAGCCCTGGCGTTGGGTCCCCCACTGGATGCGGGACCGCCGCACGATGAGCTACATCGGCTTGGGCGCTGTCGCCGTCGCCCTGTACGCCGTGCTCGTGCCGCTGCAGGTCTCGCTCTACAGCGCGAACGTTCCCGTCACGATGCTGCTGGGCGCCCTGGCCGTGGGTGCTCCCCTCATTGCCGTGCGCCGGCCGACACTGGCAATAGCGCTGTTCACGGCATCCGCCGTGCTGATCCCTCTCATGGTCACGCGTGAGCATGCCGTGACAGCGCCCTGGCCATGGTCGGTCGCCATGATCATCGCCTTCGTCGTGTGCCTTGTCGTGGTCACCATCGCACACGGCTGGCGACGCGGTCTCGCCCTCTTCGTCCTCGGCAACGCGGCCGGCGTCCTGCCGGTCGCCATGCTCCCATCAGTCTCCAGCGGAAACGTCCTCATCGTCACCGGGGCCGTCTCTGCAGCGTTCCTGCTGGTGTCGGTGCTTTTGGCCGGCCGGCTGCGCCTGGGCCAAGAACTGAGCAGCCAACGTGCCCTCACGGCCGCCGAGCAGGCTCGGCGCGAGCTCGTCGAGGAACGCACCCGCATCGCACGCGAGCTTCACGACGTCGTCGCGCACAGCATGTCGCTCATCCAGGTTCAGGCATCCACGGCACGGTATCGGGTGCCCGATTTGCCCGCACCGGCGGCCGCCGAGTTCGACGACATTGCAGCGACCGCACGCACGTCGCTCACCGAGATGCGTCGAATCCTCGGTGTGCTGCGCACCGAGGATCAATCCGCGGAACTCGCCCCGCAGCGCGGGGTCGACGACATCCCCGCCCTCGTCGAGTCCACGCGCCGCGCGGGCGCGACGATCACGCTCGTCCACGACGTGTCGAACGACATCGACCCCGCCACGCAGATTGCGGCCTACCGCATCGTGCAAGAGGCCCTGAGCAACGCCGTCCGGCACGCGGCAGGGGCCCAGATCGCCGTGTCGGTGACCACGGATGCCGCGGATCTGCGCATCCGCGTCCGCAACGAACCGTCCGACCGTGCCCCGGGAGCGCCCGGCGGTCACGGACTGCGGGGCATGAGTGAACGTGCGCAGCTGCTCGGCGGTAACGTGGAGGCCCATGCCGATTCGGACGGCGGCTGGAGTGTCGTCGCCCGACTTCCGCAGCATCCGCCCGCAGAGCCCATGGAGGCCACTCGGTGA